The sequence CTTTCATAGAAACCGGATCGAAACCACCAACCAAACGGGCCATAAAACCATCGCCTGCCGCCATTTCCACCGTCCAAACAAAGTTGAATTTGCCGTTTGATGGAATACCTGTTATCATCGGTTCAGTACCAATTAACATGATAGTACCGTCATCGCCTGAACACTGAATTTCGACCATTGCTCCAACTGGTATATTTGCAGTTTCTTCGGCAGCAACAATGAATAAAGTTACTGCAGTTCCACCATAATCAACGGTAGTAATCTCGTAGCCAATATCAACCACCTTTTTACCACTAATCGCATTGGGATTTCCCTCCTGGTTAATGGTTACATCAATGGTTGAGTCACCATATGTTAGTAAGGCATGACCAATTCGGTCAGCTGTTGTATCGTTTTCAAAATAATTTAAAACAAGTGTCTTGCAAGAATCCTGGTAATGATAACTCAACCAATCTTTATCTTCACTATCAATTGTTGTATAAACAATTACGTTTGAGTTTAATTCGATACTTACTTCGCCTTCTTTATAGTCGACATCGAATTGGGTTTCGCTTGGATTTATCTCAGGAATAATTAATTCTTCCATATCATCTTCGCAGGAGCTAAACATAAGCAAGCCTGAAATAAAGACTGCAAAGACTAAAAGAAATTTATATTTGTTCATAATTATAATCTTTAGTTTGAATTAAGTTTACCACCCCGGATTTTGAACCAGGTTTGTATTGTTGTTTAAATCAACCGCCGGTATCGGGAACAACTCGTGTTTGTTGGATTTAAATCCTTCACCAATGGTTGCTGTTTTGATAGTTCTCCATTGATCCTTGTCCTGAGGAGCAGTGTTATTACCATTTATATAACCATAAAATTCCGGAGTGTATTTACCACAGTCAGCCAAAACATTCGGTGCATCGCCCCAACGTACCAGGTCAATAAATCGACTGCTCTCATAAAATAACTCAGCTCTTC comes from uncultured Draconibacterium sp. and encodes:
- a CDS encoding RagB/SusD family nutrient uptake outer membrane protein; amino-acid sequence: RAELFYESSRFIDLVRWGDAPNVLADCGKYTPEFYGYINGNNTAPQDKDQWRTIKTATIGEGFKSNKHELFPIPAVDLNNNTNLVQNPGW